Proteins encoded together in one Lathyrus oleraceus cultivar Zhongwan6 chromosome 5, CAAS_Psat_ZW6_1.0, whole genome shotgun sequence window:
- the LOC127083224 gene encoding uncharacterized protein LOC127083224 produces the protein MQALVRHKLRLFNSNFNSLFRISSSSYLHSSSAPLNSLASSSTATNSFTAPWSTIQRRGNRVFASDIRVGNTIGKQGRIYEVLKVDHSQEGRGKATIKVELRDVLQGTKVTQRLGTNEDFEKAYVQEKTFMYMCTDQDGTIVLMDNDTLDQIEVSKDLFGKNSSYIQDEMKVKVQFYDDKPISASVPKRVICTVKEVIAATPRNKKVILDNGPTIEVPPHIVAGDAILVNTEDDCYIERAKA, from the exons ATGCAAGCTCTAGTGAGGCACAAGCTTAGGCTCTTCAATTCCAACTTCAACTCTCTCTTTAGAATTTCATCATCATCCTATTTACATTCTTCTTCCGCTCCGCTAAACTCACTAGCCTCTTCTTCCACCGCCACCAACTCGTTCACCGCTCCATGGTCCACCATTCAACGACGGGGAAACAGAGTCTTCGCTTCAGAT ATTAGAGTCGGAAACACCATTGGAAAACAAG GGCGCATTTACGAG GTTCTTAAAGTAGATCACTCTCAAGAAGGAAGAGGAAAAGCCACAATCAAG GTGGAACTTCGTGACGTTCTCCAGGGAACCAAGGTTACCCAAAGACTGGGCACTAACGAGGATTTTGAAA AGGCCTATGTTCAGGAAAAGACTTTCATGTACATGTGCACGGATCAAGATGGAACTATAGTATTAATGGA CAATGACACGTTGGATCAAATCGAAGTTTCCAAAGACTTGTTTGGCAAGAATTCTTCATATATACAAG ATGAAATGAAAGTTAAGGTACAGTTTTATGATGATAAACCTATATCTGCTTCAGTTCCAAAACGTGTAATATGTACTGTCAAGGAAGTGATTGCAGCCACTCCGAG GAATAAAAAGGTAATACTGGACAATGGCCCTACAATTGAA GTTCCGCCTCACATTGTAGCCGGTGATGCCATTCTTGTAAACACTGAGGACGACTGTTACATTGAAAG GGCTAAGGCATAG